The Triticum dicoccoides isolate Atlit2015 ecotype Zavitan chromosome 6A, WEW_v2.0, whole genome shotgun sequence genome has a window encoding:
- the LOC119315395 gene encoding receptor-like protein kinase 2: MVLQKLFHISIFLLLCTAKAINPETEALLRWKSTLIGANPLPSWSIANSTCSWSGITCDAAGHVTKLHLSGFGIHGTLHTFYSAAYQNLIKIKLNSNNLVGTIPANISLLLTLTILDLSSNNLVGAISYQLGKLPILVEVNLGNNQLTNPEYDKFSPMFSLKLLSLANNNLSGTFPQFILNYTIVRMQFLDLSGNDFSGLLPDSLPEMVPRLRYLDLSANGFSSVIPRSLSRLQKLEILLLNENNLTGGIPEELGLVPGLRVLSLSDNSLGGFIPASLRQLQLLEQLNIRNAGLVSTLPPELGNLTNLGHLDLAHNQLFGSLPPSLARMQGMSWFIVHDNYIDGTIPPEMFSNLTNLAVFDVAKNLLAGSIPSQIGNCKEIITLLLSNNNFTGSIPVEMGSLPNLQFLVMSKNHFTGVIPSHIGNATSLKFLAIRSNHLDGELPATMSALINLVALILSGNKFTGIIPNIDNRQLPSVKVVKDKNTNSFMGELPSAFCQLALLQLLDLSNNQLSGKLPGCFWYLKDLQSLDLSSNAFAGEIPTSSYCNSSLRSLHLSDNNFTGCFPGVLKNFRRLVILDLGNNNISGVIPPWIGQSNPLLRILGLRSNMFYGNIPWQLSQLSHLQLLDLAENNFIGSIPESFVNLSFMRQAPTMQPGIKIVLQYATFGYIYSGTMVVIWKGQDYIFRGRDAFVTGIDLSANSLFGAIPPELTNLRGIQLLNMSRNCLSGSIPKDIGSLKFLESLDLSWNKISGPIPPSISNLIFLSSLNLSSNLLSGGIPTGNQLQTLDDPSIYSNNLGLCGSLLNISCKHGSSPTTTSDVGK; this comes from the coding sequence ATGGTACTGCAGAAACTCTTCCACATCTCAATTTTCCTGTTACTATGCACAGCCAAGGCAATCAACCCCGAAACTGAAGCACTACTCCGATGGAAGTCCACTTTGATTGGTGCCAACCCGTTGCCCTCGTGGTCAATTGCCAACTCTACGTGCTCTTGGTCTGGCATCACCTGTGATGCTGCCGGACATGTTACCAAGCTCCACCTTTCCGGCTTTGGGATCCATGGTACGCTACACACCTTCTACTCTGCTGCATACCAGAATCTCATCAAGATCAAACTCAACAGCAACAATCTTGTTGGCACCATTCCAGCAAACATATCCCTGTTGCTCACGCTCACCATTTTGGACTTGAGCAGCAACAATCTTGTCGGTGCCATCTCCTACCAACTCGGCAAGCTACCAATACTAGTCGAGGTTAATCTGGGAAATAACCAATTGACTAACCCAGAATATGACAAGTTCTCGCCTATGTTCAGCTTGAAGTTATTATCTCTAGCTAACAATAATCTCAGTGGAACCTTCCCACAATTCATCCTCAACTACACCATTGTGAGGATGCAATTCCTTGATTTGTCAGGTAATGACTTCTCAGGGCTGTTACCAGATTCACTACCGGAAATGGTCCCAAGGTTGAGGTATCTAGATCTGTCAGCTAATGGATTCTCTAGTGTGATACCTCGCTCACTCTCGAGGCTCCAGAAGCTTGAGATACTGCTTCTCAACGAAAATAATCTTACAGGAGGGATCCCAGAGGAGCTTGGGTTAGTACCTGGATTGCGAGTTCTTTCACTGAGCGACAATTCACTTGGTGGGTTCATCCCAGCCTCACTTAGGCAGCTTCAGTTACTAGAGCAACTCAATATCAGAAATGCTGGTTTGGTTTCTACTCTTCCACCCGAGTTGGGGAACCTTACTAATCTCGGGCACTTGGATCTGGCGCATAACCAGCTATTTGGAAGTTTGCCACCATCTTTGGCCAGGATGCAAGGAATGTCCTGGTTCATTGTACATGACAACTATATCGATGGTACCATCCCACCAGAGATGTTTTCAAACTTGACTAATCTCGCGGTATTCGATGTTGCCAAAAACTTGTTAGCTGGAAGCATCCCATCGCAGATTGGTAACTGTAAAGAGATAATCACTCTCCTCCTCTCAAACAACAACTTTACTGGTTCCATCCCAGTAGAGATGGGCAGCTTGCCGAACTTGCAGTTTTTGGTCATGTCAAAGAATCACTTTACTGGAGTGATACCATCTCATATCGGCAATGCAACATCTTTGAAATTCCTTGCCATCAGATCCAACCACCTTGATGGAGAGCTTCCTGCAACCATGTCCGCGTTGATAAATCTTGTTGCTCTCATCTTGTCTGGCAACAAGTTTACGGGTATCATTCCTAATATTGACAACAGGCAGTTGCCGTCTGTCAAGgtggtaaaagataaaaacacaaacAGCTTCATGGGAGAATTGCCATCGGCCTTTTGTCAGTTGGCACTTTTGCAACTCTTGGATCTATCAAACAATCAGTTGTCTGGTAAGCTTCCTGGTTGCTTTTGGTACTTGAAAGATTTGCAATCCTTAGATTTATCGAGCAATGCTTTTGCTGGTGAAATTCCAACCTCAAGTTACTGTAATTCTTCACTAAGGTCCCTGCACCTGTCAGACAACAACTTTACAGGTTGCTTTCCAGGTGTGTTGAAGAACTTCAGACGCCTTGTTATTTTGGATCTCGGGAACAATAATATTTCTGGTGTAATTCCTCCATGGATAGGGCAAAGCAATCCTTTGTTGAGGATTCTCGGACTGCGATCGAACATGTTCTATGGAAATATTCCCTGGCAGCTATCACAACTCTCCCATCTCCAACTGCTTGATCTAGCTGAGAATAATTTTATAGGTTCCATACCAGAAAGTTTCGTCAACTTATCCTTCATGAGGCAGGCACCCACGATGCAGCCAGGTATAAAAATCGTCCTACAATATGCCACCTTTGGATATATATACAGTGGCACTATGGTCGTAATTTGGAAAGGACAGGATTACATTTTCCGGGGAAGAGATGCATTTGTGACAGGTATTGATCTCTCTGCCAATTCTCTTTTTGGTGCTATACCTCCGGAGTTGACAAATCTTAGAGGCATCCAGTTACTAAATATGTCAAGAAATTGTCTATCTGGTAGTATCCCGAAGGATATCGGCAGCCTAAAGTTTTTAGAATCTCTTGACCTCTCTTGGAACAAGATATCAGGTCCTATTCCTCCTAGCATATCAAACCTGATATTCCTCAGCTCCCTTAATCTCTCGAGCAATCTTCTGTCAGGAGGGATACCTACAGGGAATCAACTCCAAACATTGGATGACCCGTCAATTTATAGCAATAACCTGGGACTTTGTGGCTCTCTATTGAACATTTCATGTAAACATGGTTCAAGTCCGACAACCACATCAGATGTGGGAAAGTAA